Within Deinococcus actinosclerus, the genomic segment CCGGCGCCGCCGCAGGAGGCGAGCAGGGCGGTCAGGGGAAGGAGGGTGGCCAGGATGAACTTCTGCATGGGAGGATCCTTTGACCGGTGGAACTGTGGGGACCGGTCGGAAGTGTCCTCAAGGTAGTCAGCCGGCTCTCTCGGCTCCCTCACGGCCACAGAGATGAAGACGCCAGTGCCCGCTCGCCGGCGCCGGGGGATCCTGCGGGCGGGCCAGGGGACCGCCAGCCCGCTCCAGACCGCATTTTTTCCCTGAGCGGCGCGGCGGGTGGGGCACGGGGCCCGGGTCGCGGCGGACTGGCGGGGCATGCCTGTCCGGTTGTCATGAACCTGTGACAGCGCAGGCCCGCCTGGCGTGAAGGCGGCCGCCCCGGCAGCCAGCAGGGCCCGCGGCTGGCGCACGCGCCACAGACCGAAACAAGCCCCCCAGGCTGTTCCTGGGGGGCCAAGGGGGGTGGAGGTCAGGTCAGCGGACGCGGTTCAGGGCGTCCTGCGCGTCCTTGTAGCCCGGGGTGAGCTTGAGGGCCCGCTCGTAGTTCTCGCGGGCTTTCAGGCGGTCCGGCGCGACGGCCCCGGCGCCCCGCTCGTAGCTCAGGCCCAGGTAGTAGGCGTACTCGGCGTTCTGGCTGCCGAGCGCGGCGGCCCGGGTGAACTGCTCGCGGGCGGCCTTCAGGTCACCGGCGTCCAGCGACAGGCGGCCCAGGTAGAAGTAGAACTCCGGGTAACGCAGGGGATCGAGGGCCACGGCCTGGTTCAGCTGCGCGCGGGCGGTGACGGCGTCGCGCGCCAGGTAGCTGACCACGCCGTACTGCCCGACTGCGTAGGCGTTCTTCGGGGCGAGCCGCGCGGCCTGGGCCGCCTCGGGCTTGGCGGCGGTGACGTTGCCGCTCAGGGCGAGCAGCTTGGCGTAGTAGGCGCGGTTGAAGGGGTCGCGCGGGTCGAGGATCACGGCCTGCTGCAGGTTGTCGAGCGCCAGGGGAATGTTGCCGGTGGCGTAGTACATGTCGCCCAGGTTGTACAGCAGGATGGCGTTGTCGCCGTTCAGGGCGATGGCCTGCTTGAAGGCCGTGATGGCCTTGGGGGCGTCGCCCTGGAGTTTGTACACGTAGCCGCGCTCGTTCCACACGCGGCTGAGCAGCAGGTCGCGGTTCTGCGTGGCGCCCTGCGCCAGCGCCTCGGCGTCCTGCAGGGTCCGCAGCGCCTCGCCGAGGTTGCTGCTGACGACCGTGCGGTCACCGGCACCGATGAACTGCTGCACGTACGCCTGTGACAGCGAGATGTACGCGTCGAAGTTGCGGCTGTCGAGGGTCACGAGCTTTTTCAGCGTGGTGATGCCGGCGCTGTACAGGCGCAGTTTGACCTGTGAGCGGCCCAGGCCCAGCAGCGCGGCGGGGCTGTTCGGTTCGAGTTCCGCGGCGGCGCGGTAGGCGACGTAGGCCTGGTCGAACTGACCCTGTTCGTAGTAGTAGCCACCCACGGCGACGTAGTTCGCGGCCGGAATGGGGCGGGCGGCCGCCGGAGCGGCGCTGGGGGTGGCGGGGGTGGCGGGCGCGGTCTGGGCGCTGGCCGGGGCCAGCATCAGCATGAGGCCCAGCAGTCCGCCGGTCATGTTGCGTCGATTCACTCGGAAACCTCCGTGGGGGTCAGGCCGGCCGGTGGGCACAGGTCTGACCTCGCACTGCCAGGGGTGGGCATGGGCGCATGATACGTGAGAACGGCTTCAGGCGGGGTGAAGTGCCCGTGAGAGGCGCGAAAATGACCGGCGAGGCGGCACATGACGGCAGTCTTGCCGCGCGACTTGACCGGCGTCTGATCCAGCCCAAGGCAGCGGCTGCTACAGTGCCGCCCATGAGCGTGCCCAGGCGGATTGGACTGACCGGTTCTATCGGGGCGGGCAAGAGTACCGTCGCGGCCCTGCTGCGCGCCCGGGGCCTGACCGTCCTCGACGCCGACGAGCAGGCGCGGCTGGTCACGCAGGAAGCGGAGGTGCTGGCCCGGCTGGAGGCCCGGTTTCCCGGCGTGGTGCGCGGCGGGAGCCTCGACCGCGCCGCGCTGGCCGCGCAGGTCTTCGGGGACGCGGCGGCGCTGGCGGACCTGAACGCGATCACGCACCCGCGCGTGCGCGCCCGCATGGCGGCCCTGGAGGCGCAGGCAGCGGCCGGCGGCGCGCAGGTGGTGGTCCAGGACGTCCCGCTGCTGTTCGAGGGGGGTCTGGCGGCCCAGATGGACGGGGTGATCGTGGTGGACGCCCCGCTGCCGCTGCGTGTCGCGCGGGTGCAGGCGCGCAGCGGCCTGAGCGAGGCCGAGATCCGCGCCCGGGACGCCCGGCAGTGGCCGGCGGCGCAGAAGCGGGCGCGGGCGACGGCCGTGCTGGAGAACGACGGTGACCTGGGGCACCTGGAGGCGCAGCTGGACCGCGCCCTGAAGCGCCTGGGCATCGGTGGGCCGCCGCCTGCACAGTGACCGGGCCCCAGGGGGCGGCCCGGCGCGACCGGTCAAGGAGCATGGGGGCCGCGGTCCCGGCGGTCTACGGCCCCCACGCCTGTGCCCGGCCGGTCAGGCGCTCTTCTTCCAGCGGCCCTTGCCCCGGTGCCCGACGCGGTTGCCGGCGGGGGCGGTGCGGGCACGGACCTGCTCGTCGTCGTAGCGGAGCATGACGGCCAGCCGGGCGCGGCTGATGATGTGGTGGGGGTGCTTGGGCACGAACGCCGTGACGATGTCCACGTGCCCGTCGCGTTGCGGCTGCGCCACGACGTGCAGCGGCAGCGCCACGCCGCAGGCCTCGAAGTACCCGCAGACCAGCCAGCGGCGCTCCTCGGTGTACACGGCACGCACGCGGCCGGTCAGCAGGACGTTCAGCACGTCGTGCTCGAGGAACCCCTCGGCGCGGGCGTGGCCGATGGCGTGCGGGCACAGGTGGTAGCGACCGTCGTACACGGCGTCGCGCAGCCGGGCGTGCGCCTGCGCGAGGCTGAAGTCGTCGGTGCTGACCCCGCTGAGTTCGGCCTGCCGCTGTGGTTTCAGCGGCGCCTGTACCCGGGCGGGGCGGGCGGGCGTGGGGGGCGGCGCGCGCCGGGCGGCCTTCTCGGCGCGGGACAGCTGGGCACGCAGGGCAAGCAGGTCGGCGCTGGCGGCCAGCGTGGTGGCGTGCGACGGGTCGGCGGGGCGGCCTGGGGCGTCGGTGTTCGGGCGGGCGCGGCGGGGCGGGGGCCCAGAAGCCGATTTGCTGGACTGTTTCGTCACGGCGGTGCACCTCCGGTTCTTCCGGGTCTGCTGGCGGCGCTGCGTGGCCGCCCCTTTCAAAAAGAAAAGGCCCCTCAAACACGGCTTCGTGTCTGTGGGGAGGCAGGCGGCGTACCCTGTTCAGGGCATGCGCGCAGCATAGCATGGGCCCGGTGCGGGGCAGGGTGAGCGGCGGAACAGACGCGCGTGCCCGGGCGTCTCTAGGCTGGGGGTCAGCATCCACCGGCCGTTCGCGCTGACGCCACGTTTCCCTGTGCACCTGGTCATTTGCGCCTGGAGGTCACCTCATGATCCGACCCATGCTGGCCACCGATGTCCCCGACGTGCTCGCCCTGCTCACCTGGATGGACGACGCCCCCGAACGCGAGGTCTTCTCCCCCGACGCCCGCGACCCGCGCGAGTTGCAGACCGAATGCGAGGACAACCTCTGCCTGGTGGACGTGGATGAGGAGGGCGTCCTGGCGTACTGCGCGCTGTCACCCTTCCGGGACGGCCTGGTCCTGGAGGGGCCGGTCAGTGACGGCGGGCATGTGCAGGCGCTGCTGGGCCGGGCACTGGCCCACACCGACGGCCTGCCGGTCTACGCGTTCTCGGCGCAGGACAACGTGCCGGTGCGCGCGGCGCTGGAGGCCGCGGGCTTCGCGCCGATGCACACCACGGACTTCTACAGCGCGCCGCTCTCGCACCTGACCCCGCAGGCCTGCGCGCCCGCCGGGCACCGCATCGCCCGGAAGCTGCCCATCGCGGCCTACCGTGAGCTGTTCAAGTCCAGTGAGGACGCCTGGGCGGGCCGCCTGACCTGGACGCCCGAGCAGTTCGACGGGCACTTCGCGCGGGACGACGTGCGGCTGGTGGCGCTGCTGCGCGGGGACCGGCCGGTGGGGTTCGCCGAACTGGAATTCTGCCCGGAGGACGCGCGCGCCGACGTGACCTATCTGGCCGTGCACCCCGCCGAGCGCGGGCAGGGCTACGGCCTGAAGCTGCTGGCCCTGGCCGCCGCCGAGGCCGACACCCACCCGGAAGTCCGCACGCTGCGGGTGCGCGCCCACGACCACATGAAGCCCGCCCGCGCCCTGTACGCCCGCGCGGGCTTCACGCACTGCCGCAGCATCGTGACGTACATGCGGGACGGCGACGAGGACGTGTAGGTCCGGCCGTGTAGGTCCCCCCTTTCAGCCTGCCCCGCCGGCCGGGAGGGGCGCACGCGGGACGCCGCACCTGCTTCCAGGGCTGCCCTGCGGCATGGGGGCGCGCGCCACACATGCGCGCGGGGGGCGGGGGTACGCTGCGCGCCTATGGCGAAGAAGGATCGGCGTTCCCCGCAACCGGCGTTCGTGACCCTGCGGGACATGCCGGGCACGCGGGTGATGTTCTGGGTGGTGGACGCCTGCCCGTACTGCGGCGAGCGGCACGCGCACGTGATCGGCAACCTGCGCACCGCCGACCCGGTGGATGCGCTGGGCGAGATTCCCGCGCCGTGCCAGCCGGACCGGCTGTACGTGCTGTCCCTGCCGCCCAAACCCAAGCGCAAGGGCGGCAAGGAGGAGCGCCGCCGCGCCCGCCGGGACGGCAAGCGCGAGGAACTGGACGACGAGACGTGGTGACCTGACGCTGACTTACGCGCGGCGCAGGGGGCGCAGCCAGTCGAGGATCCAGCGGGCGACCTGATCACCGCTGGCCGTGGTGACGTCCAGGTGCGCCGCGCCCTTGAGGGTGTGCACGGTCAGGGGGGCGTGGGTGCCCGCCGCGTACACGCGGAACTGCGCCTCGGTGGTGACGCCCTGCTCGGCCGCGATGCCCAGGATGGGCAGGGTCAGGTCGCGGGCGCTCCGCACGGACAGGGTCTTCTCGAACGGGGTGCCGGTCGTGTCGGTGCGCGCGGCGGCCAGATCCAGGGTCAGGCGGTTCGGGAAGTACCACTCGGCGTAGTCGCTCTGCGGGGTCAGGTAACGGCGCACGAAGTCGCGGGCGTCGGTGACCTGCCCGGCGTCGCTGCCCCAGCCGACGGGCCGGGCCGGGTCGGCCGCACCGGTGATCCAGCGGGTGTCCCTGGCGCCCAGCACGCGGTTCAGGAGGTACGGGGCGTCAGTGGCGTTCGTGGGGCGTCCGGCCCGGATCGCCAGGAACGGCAGCAGGGCGTAGCGCTGGTCCAGGCGGGTCATGGCCGCGGCGAGGTTCGTGGCGGGAAAGGTCGTGAATCCGTCCTGCGGGGCGGGAGCGTCGGGTTGCAGGGCGGCCAGCCGGGCCTGCGCGGCGGCGCGGACGGCCAGGG encodes:
- a CDS encoding DUF4258 domain-containing protein, translated to MAASADLLALRAQLSRAEKAARRAPPPTPARPARVQAPLKPQRQAELSGVSTDDFSLAQAHARLRDAVYDGRYHLCPHAIGHARAEGFLEHDVLNVLLTGRVRAVYTEERRWLVCGYFEACGVALPLHVVAQPQRDGHVDIVTAFVPKHPHHIISRARLAVMLRYDDEQVRARTAPAGNRVGHRGKGRWKKSA
- a CDS encoding tetratricopeptide repeat protein, which gives rise to MNRRNMTGGLLGLMLMLAPASAQTAPATPATPSAAPAAARPIPAANYVAVGGYYYEQGQFDQAYVAYRAAAELEPNSPAALLGLGRSQVKLRLYSAGITTLKKLVTLDSRNFDAYISLSQAYVQQFIGAGDRTVVSSNLGEALRTLQDAEALAQGATQNRDLLLSRVWNERGYVYKLQGDAPKAITAFKQAIALNGDNAILLYNLGDMYYATGNIPLALDNLQQAVILDPRDPFNRAYYAKLLALSGNVTAAKPEAAQAARLAPKNAYAVGQYGVVSYLARDAVTARAQLNQAVALDPLRYPEFYFYLGRLSLDAGDLKAAREQFTRAAALGSQNAEYAYYLGLSYERGAGAVAPDRLKARENYERALKLTPGYKDAQDALNRVR
- a CDS encoding GNAT family N-acetyltransferase; this translates as MLATDVPDVLALLTWMDDAPEREVFSPDARDPRELQTECEDNLCLVDVDEEGVLAYCALSPFRDGLVLEGPVSDGGHVQALLGRALAHTDGLPVYAFSAQDNVPVRAALEAAGFAPMHTTDFYSAPLSHLTPQACAPAGHRIARKLPIAAYRELFKSSEDAWAGRLTWTPEQFDGHFARDDVRLVALLRGDRPVGFAELEFCPEDARADVTYLAVHPAERGQGYGLKLLALAAAEADTHPEVRTLRVRAHDHMKPARALYARAGFTHCRSIVTYMRDGDEDV
- the coaE gene encoding dephospho-CoA kinase (Dephospho-CoA kinase (CoaE) performs the final step in coenzyme A biosynthesis.), translating into MSVPRRIGLTGSIGAGKSTVAALLRARGLTVLDADEQARLVTQEAEVLARLEARFPGVVRGGSLDRAALAAQVFGDAAALADLNAITHPRVRARMAALEAQAAAGGAQVVVQDVPLLFEGGLAAQMDGVIVVDAPLPLRVARVQARSGLSEAEIRARDARQWPAAQKRARATAVLENDGDLGHLEAQLDRALKRLGIGGPPPAQ